One part of the Olleya sp. YS genome encodes these proteins:
- a CDS encoding DUF1456 family protein, whose protein sequence is MKMTNNDIFKKLRVAHKLRDTDIIEILKLVDFRISKSELSAFFRREDHPNYVECGDQILRNFLNGLVIHLRGPMPKKGERPQGKFSATAKPKKIDTTKMYKPKKKSND, encoded by the coding sequence ATTAAAATGACGAATAACGATATATTTAAAAAACTAAGGGTAGCGCATAAATTGCGTGACACAGACATAATTGAGATTTTAAAATTAGTAGATTTTAGAATTTCTAAATCTGAGCTTAGTGCATTTTTTAGACGTGAGGATCATCCTAACTATGTAGAATGTGGTGACCAAATTCTACGTAATTTTTTAAATGGATTGGTTATTCATTTACGTGGACCCATGCCTAAAAAAGGTGAACGTCCACAAGGCAAATTTTCCGCGACAGCAAAACCTAAAAAAATTGACACCACCAAAATGTATAAACCAAAAAAAAAGAGCAACGATTAA